DNA sequence from the Burkholderia pyrrocinia genome:
TACCGGCGTCACGCGGCCGAATTTCGAATGGTCGGCGACGATGATCGCCGTGCCGGCCGCCGCGATCATCCGGCTGCGCACTTCGGCCGCGATCCGCGAGTAGTCGGTGCACTCGCCGTCGGCCGTGATGCCGCCGGCACCGACGAACGCGAAATCGACATGGTATTGCGCGAGCTGGTGGATCGTGTCGAGCCCGAAGGTTGCGTCTTCGTCGTCGGACAGCTCGCCGCCGAGCAGCGTCACGCGGTTGCCGTTGCGCCGCGCGAGCACGAACGCGGTGCGCCAGTCGTTCGTGTAGATCGACAGCCGGTGCCGGTCGGCGAGCGCAAGCGCGACCGCATGCGGCGTGCTGCCCGAATCGATCAGCACCGATGCGTCGTCGGGCACGAATTCGGCCGCGCGCCGCCCGATCGTGCGCTTCGCTTCGGCGTTCGCGGCTTCGCGCTCGGACAGGCTCGGTTCGCGGCGGTCGGCGGCCAGCGCACCGCCGTGCGTCATCACGAGCAGGCCGCGCGCGGCGAGCGCGTTCAGGTCCCGCCGCACGGTCTCGCGCGACACGTCGAGCGAGCGCACGAGTTCCGCGACCGACAACGCGCCCGACCGTCCGAGCTCCGACAGAATGTATTGATGACGTTGTTCCGCCAGCATCGCGTGTGCGCCCGGGGCGACTGGTAATGGGTAAGCTGGCCATTGTATTACGGCCGCTTTACCGGTATTTGACTGCGGCGCGAAACGCGGCCGGGCGGCCGGCCGCATTCCCCGAAAGCGAAATTCTGTATTGCCTGACGCGCGCGAATCGGCACGCCGC
Encoded proteins:
- a CDS encoding DeoR/GlpR family DNA-binding transcription regulator, with the translated sequence MLAEQRHQYILSELGRSGALSVAELVRSLDVSRETVRRDLNALAARGLLVMTHGGALAADRREPSLSEREAANAEAKRTIGRRAAEFVPDDASVLIDSGSTPHAVALALADRHRLSIYTNDWRTAFVLARRNGNRVTLLGGELSDDEDATFGLDTIHQLAQYHVDFAFVGAGGITADGECTDYSRIAAEVRSRMIAAAGTAIIVADHSKFGRVTPVRINGAAAARYLVTERAPDKAVRRALTVRGIELLVCD